From the genome of Lysinibacter sp. HNR:
GCGATATGGGAGAGTCTCTCCGGTTTTATCGGGCGCTTGGCCTTAATATTCCGGAGGGCCTTGAGGATCAACCACACGTAGACATTGAATTGAACGCGGGGGTTCGTCTTGCCTGGGACACCGTTCAGACTATTCAAACTTTTGACCCGCACTATGAGTTCCCCAGCGGAAAACACCGCGTGGCCCTCGCTTTTAATCTGGGTACAGCCGATGCGGTCAACGACAAATTTGCCGCGCTTGAAGCCCTAGGATATCCGGGTCACACAGCCCCCTGGGATGCTTTCTGGGGCCAACGTTACGCAACAATCTTTGACCCCGACGGTAACTCGATTGATCTCTACGCAGACCTGTAACCCGTGTAGCCCGATACGGGCCCACGCTGCTCGATAGTCCCACGTAGACCCGTCATCCGGTATGCCCCGGTGAAAAGCTCAGCAGGCTCCGCGCAGATCCGCATCGAGTACAAAGACGACCCAGACCTCGATAAGAGGCCCAGATGAGCGTCTACGATCGAAGCGCACGGGGCGATACCCCGCTGAGTCTACCCACCTCTCGTGATAGGTGGGCCTGATCGGAGTACCCACTGCTCATAGCGACCTCGGCGAGGGCTCTCCCTCGTCGAATCTGTTGATACGCATTCTGGAAACGCAATATTCGTTTAAGGGTCTGCATCCCATAACCAAAATACATCAGGCATTCCCGGTGCAGTTGTCGTTCTGACACGTACATTATACGGGCGGCATCTGCCACGGTAATGCCTGACCGAGCAGCAGAGCGAAGCTGAGCAGCCCTTGCAAGCCGCCGAGAACTCACACGCTCTGCCTGTAGTGCTAAAGCTTGGGGCAGCGACGACTCCACCGAATCAGGGGTAATCTTGGCTAACGGAAAAATCGTGAGATAGTGAGGCAGCACGTCCGCGAGATCAACACGCATATCCACAATCTCGTGGGCGTCAAGTCCCAGCAGCGCGGGAGCAATTCCGGGTGCCAGACGAACTCCCACCAGGCTTTCTCCCCCGGTTGACCGCGACACAAACGGGCGCGTGGTGGGACCAGCCAGGCTGAGCATATTGCGGTGCCACAGCACATCAATGCATCCATCAGGCACAATTGTTTCCCGCACGGATGATCGTGAGGCCCACACGATAGCTCCGAGGAAAGAAGCCCGGCTCTCTCGATAGGTCATCGCCTTTTCCCGCCGATGCTCACCCTTACAACATTACGCACGCCGCACCGTACTGATCGCACCACTCCGTACATGCTCCAGCACGCTCCCAACAACTTATTCACCGTCGCCCCGCTTCCGTGACAACCTCCACATCAGGGCCGTCGTGTTTGCAGCAAGAGGTGTGCTCACTGCAGGCAGCGGGGACCCAAAAGCCCCTTTATGTCTCCGAAGAAACTTGAGTTGACCGAGACCGGGTAGGGAAGCTCAAAGATACGAACGGAGGTGGAGGTGAGCAGCCTGAGCCGTACTTCGTTTTGTCCAGAATGACGCTCCAGCAACTCTTTAAGCTCCCTCATCGTCTTGGGGGTGGCACGCTTATCTTGCAGGGTTATCGATATGGGTGCCCCCACCTCAGACTGCTCTACCTCGGGAAGGGACACACCATAGGCGTGCATCGACATGCCGTCGTCGCGGGCATTCACCTTTCCACGAACCGAGGCGATCGAGTCGCTCTGCAGCATCGGGCCAAACTCCAGATAGGACTTGCCCATCAGAAGCACCTGTATCTCCCCGGTAAAGTCCTCCACCGTGATCATTCCGTATTGGTTGCCCGACTTTGCAACCCTGTGCTGAACGCTCGTGATGAGACCGGCGATCGTCACAATTTCACCATCAAGGTTGGCATCCGGATTGTTAATGTCGTTAACGGTGGTGCTGGCGTGTTTTGCTAGGGCAATCTCGAGACCCGCGAGCGGATGATCGGAAACGTAGAGCCCAAGCATCTCCCGCTCGAACGCAAGCTTGTCTTTTTTGCCCCACTCGGGACGCTCGGGTACCTGGTCCTCCGCCTGCGCGGGATCGTCAAAGAGACTATCAAAATCGAACCCAAAATTTCCGTTTGCCTCTTCGCGCTTGGCCTTGGACGCGGCATCGACGGCATCTTCGTGAATCTCGACAAGCGCGCGACGAACCGGAGATATCGAGTCAAACGCTCCCGCTTTAATGAGGGATTCTACGGTGCGCTTGTTGAGTACGGTAAGCGGAACCTTATTGAGGAAGTCATGAAACGAGGTGAAACGCCCTTTTTCTTCGCGCGCCTCACGAATATTTTCGACCACCTGCGCACCAACGTTACGGATGGCTCCCAGGCCAAAGCGGATGTCGGTACCCACCGCGGAGAAGTGTACAAGAGACTCGTTCACGTCGGGCGCCAGCACCTGGATTCCCATGTGGCGGCACTCATTAAGGTACATACCCAATTTATCTTTAGAGTCGCCCACACTCGTGAGTAGCGCGGCCATAAACTCCGCCGGAAAATTGGCTTTTAGGTAGGCCGTCCAGTAACTCAAGACGCCATAGGCCGCCGAGTGAGCCTTATTAAAAGCGTAGTCGGAAAATGGGAGCAGAATATCCCAGAGGGTTTGAACAGCGGCGTCTGAGTACCCGTTATCCCGCATACCCTGTGAGAAGGTCTCAAACTGTTTGTCCAGCTCTGACTTTTTCTTCTTGCCCATGGCCCGACGCAAAAGATCGGCCTGGGCCAGTGTAAAGCCAGCCAGTTTTTGGGCGATTGACATCACCTGTTCCTGGTAAACGATCAAACCAAACGTTCCGCCCAGCACCTCGCTGAGAGGTTCTTCGAGCTCCGGATGAATAGGAATGATCTCCTGGGCAGCATTCTTACGCAGAGCATAATTGGTGTGAGAGTTTGCACCCATGGGACCGGGCCGGTAGAGAGCAAGAACGGCCGAGATATCTTCAAAGTTATCGGGCTTCATGAGCCGCAGCAGGCCACGCATTGGGCCACCATCAAGCTGAAACACCCCGAGGGTGTCTCCGCGTGCAATCAACTCATACGTTGCCTGATCGTCCAGATCAAGATCTTCGAGAATGATGTTCTCGTTGCGGTTGGCCCGGATATTATCGAGGGCATCATCCAGGATTGTGAGGTTGCGCAGGCCCAGAAAATCCATCTTAATGAGCCCAAGGGTTTCACAGGCCGGATAGTCAAACTGGGTAACGATCTGGCCGTCTTGCTCGCGCCTCATGATGGGGATGATATCGATCAGCGGGTCGCTCGACATGATTACACCGGCCGCGTGAACACCCCACTGCCGCTTGAGATTTTCGATACCGCGGGCGGTTTGAAAAACCGTTTGCGCGTCGGAGTCTACCTCAAGAATCGCCCGAAAATCGGCAGCCTCTTTGTAACGAGGATGTGCCGTATCCATGATTCCCTCGAGTGGGATGTCTTTACCCATCACGGCAGGCGGCATGGCCTTGGTGAGCTTTTCACCCATGCCATAGGGAAAACCGAGCACCCGGGAGGAATCTTTAATAGCCTGCTTGGCCTTAATAGTTCCGTACGTGACGATCTGCGCCACACGCTCGTCACCGTATTTTTCGGTGACATATTTAATGACCTCACCGCGACGACGCTCGTCGAAATCTACGTCAAAGTCTGGCATCGACACGCGATCCGGGTTAAGAAAACGCTCAAAAATGAGACCGTGCTGCAGGGGATCAAGGTCGGTAATTTTCATGGCGTACGCCGCCATTGATCCGGCACCCGAACCCCGACCGGGACCCACTCGAATACCGTTCTTTTTAGACCAGTTGATGAAGTCGGCAACCACAAGAAAGTATCCGGGGAAACCCATCTGGAGGATAACCTCCACCTCGTAGTCGGCCTGTTTGCGAACGTTATCAGGAATACCACCCGGGTAGCGCTCGTGTAGGCCGGTCTCGACCTCCTTGATAAACCAGCTCTCCTCGTTTTCACCGGGAGGGCAGGGAAAACGAGGCATATAGTTTGCGCGGGTATCGAAGGCCGTTTCACAGCGCTCAGCGATCAGCAGGGTGTTGTCGCAGGCCTCGGGATAGTCTCGAAAAACCTGACGCATCTCGGCCGGGGTCTTAAGATAAAACTCGTTAGCGTCAAATTTAAATCGGTTGGGGTCGTCGAGTCGCGATCCGGATTGCACACAGAGCAGGGCCGCGTGCGATTCGGCGTCCGCCGCATGGGTGTAGTGCAGATCGTTTGTGGCGACCAAGGGCAGTCCCAGGTCTTTGGCCAGCTTAATGAGATCCGACATCACACGTCTCTCAATATCGATGCCGTGATCCATAATCTCGCAAAAGAAATTTTCTTTACCAAAGATGTCACGAAACTCGGCGGCTGCAGCCCGGGCCTGCTCATATTGACCCAGGCGAAGGCGGGTCTGCACCTCACCGCTGGGACAGCCCGTCGTGGCGATAAGGCCCTCGGAGTACTGATTGAGCAGCTCACGATCCATTCGGGGTTTAAAGTAGTATCCCTCAATGGAGGCACGGCTCGACAGCCGAAAAAGATTGTGCATTCCCGTCTGAGAGGCAGAGAGCAGGGTCATGTGGGTATAGGCACCTGCTCCCGAAACATCGTCTCCCCCGCCGCTTCCCCATTTAACCCGGGTGCGATCACCGCGGTGGGTTCCCGGCGTGAGGTAGGCCTCCGTACCAATAATCGGCTTGATTCCCGCGTTTGTTGCGGTGTTCCAAAAATCAAACGCACCAAACATGTTGCCGTGGTCGGTAACGGCGATGGCGGGCATTCCCTGCCGAACGGCCTCTTCGATCAGCGGTTTAACCCGCGCAGCACCGTCGAGCATTGAGTACTCGCTGTGAACGTGCAAGTGAACAAAAGAATCAGTCTGTGACACACCATCTCCCAAAGTCGCCGGGCAGGCCTTAATTCTACCCCGCTCCGGTGACAGTAGTATCAGTCTTTAAAGATTCTGAAGAACCTCATAGGCGTGCTGCAGGTCAGCAGGGTATCCACTCTTGTAGGTGACCCACTCGTTTGTGCCGGGATGCGTGAAAGATAGCTCCGTGGCGTGTAACCACTGCCGCTCAAGCCCCAGTTTCTGAGAGAGCGTGGGATCGGCCCCATACATGCTGTCACCGACACAGGGGTGGCGTTGAGCGGCCATGTGTACCCGAATCTGGTGGGTGCGCCCCGTTTCAAGATGAATCTCTAGAAGTGTTGCGTAGGGGAAAGCCTCGAGCGTCTCGTAGTGGGTAACCGAGTGACGTCCCTCACTCGTCACCGCAAACTTCCATTCAGAGCCGGGATGTCTCCCGATAGGGGCGTCAATCGTCCCGGCAAACGGGTCGGGATGCCCCTGCACAATCGCGTGATATACCTTGTCAACCGTACGATCACGAAACGCTCGCTTTAGGAGGCTGTATGCTTTTTCGCTCTTAGCCACCACCATCAAACCGCTCGTACCCACATCGAGGCGCTGAACGATTCCCGCTCGTTCCTGCGCTCCCGATGTTGCTATGGTGTATCCCGCAGCCGCGAGTGCACCAAGCACGGTAGGACCTTCCCAGCCGACAGCGGGATGGGCCGCAATCCCCACTGGCTTATCAACCACCACCAGATCATCGTCGTCGTGAACGATTGTGAAATCCTCCACCTCGGTGGGAATCACACGCGGGCCCTCTTTGGGATTCCATGTCACGTCCAGGTAGGAACCGGGATGCAAACGATCCGATTTACTCGCCACCTTGCCGTCAACCAGCACGCCTCCCTCCGCAAGAACCGATACCGCAAAGCTTCGAGAGAAACCCAAAAGTTTAGCCAACGCAGTGTCAATGCGTTCTCCTCCCAGTCCTTCCGGGACAAAGAGACTCCTACTCTCCACCAACCGCGGTACCTTTCGTAGGCACGTTTTTGCTCTGGTTCTTACGTGAAGATCGGGGCTCACGGGTTCCATCAATCTTTATCCCACGGAAGGTAAGAATCACAAAGACGCCCATCGCGGAGACGATAGCGATATCTGCCACATTGTAAATCGCCGGGAGCATCCAGGGGGTCGAAATAAAATCGACAACGTGACCGCGCCCGAATCCCGGTTCGCGAAAAAGACGATCGTTGAGATTGCCCAGCACACCACCCAGGAGCAACCCTAAAAATATTGCCCACCCCAGGGAGCGAAGCTTCGCGGAATACCAGATGATAAAAACGACAACAGCGGCTGCGAGTATCGAGAAAATCCAGGTACTCCCACTCGCCAAAGAAAACGCGGCCCCGGGGTTTCGTACAAAGTAAAATTGCAAGAAATCGCCGATGACGGGGATTGCGACACCGTATTCAAGGTTGTCCACAACCCACACCTTTGTCAGCTGGTCAATCCCGTACACACCGATCGCCAAGCCGGCAAGCACAAGGAAAACACTCAACCGGCGGCTACCCGAAGCCGAGGGTTTATCCGGAGTTGTCCCCTCCTGCACTTCAGAAGGGGACAGGTCAGACGGGTCAGAGGAGTGACGCACCCGATTTTATTCGAGTCCGGAGGGGGCACCCTCGGGCTCCGGAGAGCCGTCGAGCCCACGCAGCTGACCCTGAATGTAGCTGCGAAGCGTGGAACGGTACTCACCCTCAAACTCACGCAGGTCTTTAATCTTGGTCTGCAATTGAGCACGCTCGGTGTTAAGACGTGCAAGCTCGTCTGCGCGCTGCTTCTGTGCGTCAGAGACAAGCTCGCGAGCGGTGCTCTCACCCTCACGGATAAGCGCGTCGCGCTTCTCTTCACCATCACGCACATGCTTATCGTGCAGTTCAAGAGCAAGCTGTAGCATTCCGCTGCTCTTGGAAGCCTCGTTGGTGGACTCCGCCTCAACTACGGTAACGGCAGGAGCAGGAACTACAACGGGCTCCTGAGCCGGAGGGGTAGTGATGACTGTTTCTTCGCTGTCCTCGTCCTGGGCAGGCTCAGATGGTGCGGCAACAGCGGAGCGAGGCTCAGCAAACTGGCCTGCTTCGAAACCTTGAACACGATCACGAAGTTCCTCGTTCTCCTGTTTCAGGGCGGAAGCCTCGTCCTGGAGTCGTCGAAGTTCACGACCAACCTCATCGAGAAAGTCGTCAACCTGATCCAGGTCATATCCATCACGAAACTTTGTAATCGTAAACCGCTTGTTTACGATATCTTCAGGTGTCAAAGCCATTACTGGTCTCTTTCGCTTAAGTCTCGCCACACTCGCGGCGTCAAGACAACGCTACCAAACGCAAGGCGTAAATATGTAACACTACGCGCTCAAAAATCAATTAAAACACATGATTCAGAGAAAAATCGCGATAATACCGGGGATAATCGCCAGTAATATCCAGCACACAATCATCGTTATGAGCCAGCCAAAATCAAGTGCAACGGGCCCTAAACGCAGTGGAGGCAACAGTTTTCGAATAAATTTAATGGGCGGGTCAGTGAGCGTGAAGACTAACTCCACAAGAACCACCAGGAACCCTTTCGGATACCATCTCGGGTTGAGTACACGAACCCAGTCAAGGATGAGTCGTGCCCACAAAATAGCTATATAAATCCTAATGATTAGTTGCAGGCTAAACCCAATAATCAGTGCCAAATTGCTTACCAAGGTAGTTAAAAGCCGTCCTAAGAGTTCACAAAGAAGGAGGCTTCAGCATCCCCGGAGTCGTTAACCGCATCCTGCTCACCGCTCAGAGCGATGTGGGAAGGAGAGAGCAAAAACACCTTGTTTGTGACGCGCTCGATTTTTCCGTAGAGCCCCTGTGAGAGTCCACTAGCAAAGTCAATCAGGCGCTTTGCCTCAGCATCATCCATTTGCGAGAGGTTGATAATGACGGGCACTCCGTCCCGAAAGTTCTCTGCAATAATTTGCGCATCCCGGTACTGTTTAGGGTGCACGGTAAGAATCTCGTTCAGGGTTGAGGGCGAGGGAGCGCGCGTTGCCGCGCGACGCAGGGGGGTAACAGGGGCGCGGACGCCTTCTGCCGCAGGTGTGGCCGCAGCTGTCTGAGGCTGCTGCTTAGCCTGGGTCCCCTGCATGGTTTCTTCGTTCTCAAGCTCTTCATCAGCGAGCCCGAGGTAAACCATGGTTTTTTTCAGCGGGTTGCTCATTGTACTACCTCCATAGCAATTGTCTACTTTGAGACTAGACTGTTTCCGGTCGTTTTCCCGTGATTGCTGTGCCAATTCGGAGGTGTGTCGCACCCTCCGCGATAGCTTCCACGTAGTCGTGTGTCATACCCGCAGAGATTGCGGTTGCTCTCGGGGCGAGTTGTTGAACAGCATCGGAATACCCCCGCAATCGCGCAAAGGCTCGACGCGGCTCCTCTTCAAGTGGCGCCACAGCCATCACACCCCTCAGATCATAAGCTGGGTTCGCAAGAACACGCTCCACCAAAGGTAAGAGTTGATCTGGCGCAACCCCACCGCGGTCCTCCTCTTCTGTGAGGTTCACCTGCACAAAGCAAGCAAGGGGATGATCCTGCTCACCAAGAGCATCCACCAGTCGAACCCGATCAAGTGAGTGCACAACATCCGCATATTCGGCAATCTGACGAAATTTTTTACCCTGGATTTGTCCAATAAAATGCAGGGTAAGGTCCAGGTCGGTAAGCTTAGACGCCTTTTCCCGAGCCTCCTGATGACGGTTTTCGCCAAAGTCACGTACACCTAGTCGATAGAGCTCGCGAATCAGGCTTTCCGGATGAAACTTAGTGACCACAACTGTCGTGATCTCTGATACCGGCCGGCCAGCCTCCGCGGCAGCATCTGCTACGCCTCTCCGCACGCTCTCCAGACGTTCGCTCAGTATGGGATCAAAACCAGACACGATCTACCTGAGGAACTCGGGAACATCAAGATCATCGTCATCCGCAAACGATTCGTCCGCAAGGACGGCCTCAACAGGAGGAGACACTATAGCCTCACCAAACTCCGTGGCGTTTGAGGCCTCATCGCCCAAAACTTTTTCTTCCGCAGGAGGGGTGAATGTTTGGCGCTTACTCGCTTCTATGTGCATATTCTTTGAGGCAGGCTCGTGGGAGTCAAATCCCGCGGCAATGACCGTGACTCGCACCTCATCCCCCAGCGCATCGTTGATGACGGTCCCAAAAATAATGTTTGCCTCGGGGTGAACAACGTCTTGAACCAGCGAGGACGCATCGTTGATTTCATGAAGGCTCAGGTTAGAGCCACCCTGAATACTCAGCAGTACGCCGTGCGCACCCTCGATACTTGCCTCAAGAAGAGGCGAGGCAACAGCCAACTCGGCGGCTTTAATAGCGCGATCCGCGCCTCGCGCCGAGCCGATACCCATGAGGGCAGAACCGGCTCCCTCCATGACGGACTTCACGTCGGCAAAATCAAGGTTGATAAGCCCAGGGGTCGTAATAAGGTCGGTAATTCCCTGAACGCCAGCAAGGAGAACCTGGTCGGCGAGCGAGAATGCCTCAAGCATGCTAATCCCGGGATCACTGATCTCCAATAGGCGATCGTTAGGAACAACAATCAGGGTATCAACCTCTTCACGAAGGGTATGAATCCCAGAGTCAGCCTGGGCCGCTCGACGCTTGCCCTCAAAATTAAACGGACGCGTCACAACACCAATCGTGAGCGCTCCCACAGATTTTGCAATACGTGCCACAATCGGGGCCGCACCGGTGCCGGTACCACCGCCCTCACCCGCGGTGACAAAAACCATGTCGGCTCCCGCAAGAGCCTCCTCAATCTCTTCCGCATGGTCCTCGGCCGCACGACGACCCACCTCAGGATCCGCTCCAGCGCCGAGCCCACGAGTAAGAACACGCCCGATATCAAGTTTTACGTCAGCATCGCTCAACAGAAGCGCCTGCGCATCCGTGTTAACCGCGATAAATTCCACACCCCGGAGACCGAGTTCGATCATACGATTGACCGCGTTGACACCACCACCGCCAACACCGACAACTTTGATGACCGCGAGGTAATTTTGATTATTTGACACGTCGGACCTCCGCTAAACCTTAAACCTCAACTAGAGAATTAAAGTTATTCTCAGTATACAATTCCTGGACACAAGGCTATGGGCTGAGCCACTCCCGGTACCGCTGGGCTTCCCGCGTGTCGAAAATTACCTCTAAATATCCCCCACAAGTATCTCTCCGGAACAATCAAAAATCTCATACGCTCGACCGGCACGGAGATAACCACAAAACCAGCCTGTCAAGTAGCAGAAAATTTAAACTGGGCGGTTGCACCAACGGTCGGGATCTCTAGGAAAAAACTATATTCTCTGGTGAAGCCACGTTAATACTGGTCACGTTCCGATCAGCTAAGCCCGCAAGCGCGCCCCTCAAAACCGCACCCTTACGAGGGGACTCTTTAGAACTCCCCCACACAACGGTAATCCCGGAATCTCGTAGCTGAAACGAAACCTCATTTTCGGTACCTGCGGTAACGGTATCAATGAGCGCCATCACATCGGGCGGCAAAGTGCGAACCGCCTCGGTGGTGGCTTGGAAAACTCTCGAATCGGCATCAACTGGGACATTCACCACCAGGGGAAATCCCGCGGGACGCTCAGCCGCTGTTTCAACCGTCACTCCAGCGGAGTCAATCAGAGAAAAGCCCGTTTCGGTGTGAACCGACATGACCGGATTACGCTCAATAATTCGAACCACCATCGTGTGTGGCGGCCTCAACTCCAGCGAGTAACTCTGAATTATTGAGAATTGCTCAAGATCTGACTGCACCCTCCCCCGGTCGATCAGGGAGAGCGGAACCCCCTGATGTCCGTCTAGGGCCTCCACAACAGCCGCCGCATCCAGCCGCTCAGCACCCACCACCTCAATGGTGCGGAGCCCCATGAGGGGGCTGAAGACCCCCACCAGGACAAAAAGAACCAGAGCGGCTAAAGCCCCTGCAACAACCGTGAGGGTACGCCGTCTCCGACGAGACTCTACCGTAAAACGTTTCACCTCACGGCGCTCAGCCCGACGACGCTCCGCAACCGCCCTGCGAACGGCCTGCGCGGTCGATTGTGCGATACCGCGGGGAGACCACGGGTCACGCTTCCGAGAAGAATCTACGCGCTTTGCGGAAGACTTCTTCGCCGCATTGGGAAGAATCCCCGAGGCCTCCCCGCTTTCTACGGTTTTCTGCCGTTGTCGCGTGCGCACCTCGCCCAGGTCAATAGTGGGAGAAGTAAAATCCCAGTCCTGTTCCAGCGCTGGCGACCCATTCGCAGCTGGATACTTATCATTGACCGTCTTCGATGCAGATCTTTGAGGAGCCTGCGTCTTTCGGGTAATTCTTATTCGAGGAGAAACCGACTCTTTATCGGGCTGAACCTGTGTCTCGGACTGCTGCGATGGCGGGTTACCCTCCCCCGAGCTAAAACCGCTGGGGCGTTTCATCCAAACACCCGAATCACG
Proteins encoded in this window:
- a CDS encoding VOC family protein encodes the protein MQTQLGFIGIVTRDMGESLRFYRALGLNIPEGLEDQPHVDIELNAGVRLAWDTVQTIQTFDPHYEFPSGKHRVALAFNLGTADAVNDKFAALEALGYPGHTAPWDAFWGQRYATIFDPDGNSIDLYADL
- a CDS encoding AraC family transcriptional regulator yields the protein MTYRESRASFLGAIVWASRSSVRETIVPDGCIDVLWHRNMLSLAGPTTRPFVSRSTGGESLVGVRLAPGIAPALLGLDAHEIVDMRVDLADVLPHYLTIFPLAKITPDSVESSLPQALALQAERVSSRRLARAAQLRSAARSGITVADAARIMYVSERQLHRECLMYFGYGMQTLKRILRFQNAYQQIRRGRALAEVAMSSGYSDQAHLSREVGRLSGVSPRALRS
- the dnaE gene encoding DNA polymerase III subunit alpha; translation: MSQTDSFVHLHVHSEYSMLDGAARVKPLIEEAVRQGMPAIAVTDHGNMFGAFDFWNTATNAGIKPIIGTEAYLTPGTHRGDRTRVKWGSGGGDDVSGAGAYTHMTLLSASQTGMHNLFRLSSRASIEGYYFKPRMDRELLNQYSEGLIATTGCPSGEVQTRLRLGQYEQARAAAAEFRDIFGKENFFCEIMDHGIDIERRVMSDLIKLAKDLGLPLVATNDLHYTHAADAESHAALLCVQSGSRLDDPNRFKFDANEFYLKTPAEMRQVFRDYPEACDNTLLIAERCETAFDTRANYMPRFPCPPGENEESWFIKEVETGLHERYPGGIPDNVRKQADYEVEVILQMGFPGYFLVVADFINWSKKNGIRVGPGRGSGAGSMAAYAMKITDLDPLQHGLIFERFLNPDRVSMPDFDVDFDERRRGEVIKYVTEKYGDERVAQIVTYGTIKAKQAIKDSSRVLGFPYGMGEKLTKAMPPAVMGKDIPLEGIMDTAHPRYKEAADFRAILEVDSDAQTVFQTARGIENLKRQWGVHAAGVIMSSDPLIDIIPIMRREQDGQIVTQFDYPACETLGLIKMDFLGLRNLTILDDALDNIRANRNENIILEDLDLDDQATYELIARGDTLGVFQLDGGPMRGLLRLMKPDNFEDISAVLALYRPGPMGANSHTNYALRKNAAQEIIPIHPELEEPLSEVLGGTFGLIVYQEQVMSIAQKLAGFTLAQADLLRRAMGKKKKSELDKQFETFSQGMRDNGYSDAAVQTLWDILLPFSDYAFNKAHSAAYGVLSYWTAYLKANFPAEFMAALLTSVGDSKDKLGMYLNECRHMGIQVLAPDVNESLVHFSAVGTDIRFGLGAIRNVGAQVVENIREAREEKGRFTSFHDFLNKVPLTVLNKRTVESLIKAGAFDSISPVRRALVEIHEDAVDAASKAKREEANGNFGFDFDSLFDDPAQAEDQVPERPEWGKKDKLAFEREMLGLYVSDHPLAGLEIALAKHASTTVNDINNPDANLDGEIVTIAGLITSVQHRVAKSGNQYGMITVEDFTGEIQVLLMGKSYLEFGPMLQSDSIASVRGKVNARDDGMSMHAYGVSLPEVEQSEVGAPISITLQDKRATPKTMRELKELLERHSGQNEVRLRLLTSTSVRIFELPYPVSVNSSFFGDIKGLLGPRCLQ
- a CDS encoding RluA family pseudouridine synthase codes for the protein MESRSLFVPEGLGGERIDTALAKLLGFSRSFAVSVLAEGGVLVDGKVASKSDRLHPGSYLDVTWNPKEGPRVIPTEVEDFTIVHDDDDLVVVDKPVGIAAHPAVGWEGPTVLGALAAAGYTIATSGAQERAGIVQRLDVGTSGLMVVAKSEKAYSLLKRAFRDRTVDKVYHAIVQGHPDPFAGTIDAPIGRHPGSEWKFAVTSEGRHSVTHYETLEAFPYATLLEIHLETGRTHQIRVHMAAQRHPCVGDSMYGADPTLSQKLGLERQWLHATELSFTHPGTNEWVTYKSGYPADLQHAYEVLQNL
- the lspA gene encoding signal peptidase II, which translates into the protein MSVFLVLAGLAIGVYGIDQLTKVWVVDNLEYGVAIPVIGDFLQFYFVRNPGAAFSLASGSTWIFSILAAAVVVFIIWYSAKLRSLGWAIFLGLLLGGVLGNLNDRLFREPGFGRGHVVDFISTPWMLPAIYNVADIAIVSAMGVFVILTFRGIKIDGTREPRSSRKNQSKNVPTKGTAVGGE
- a CDS encoding DivIVA domain-containing protein; protein product: MALTPEDIVNKRFTITKFRDGYDLDQVDDFLDEVGRELRRLQDEASALKQENEELRDRVQGFEAGQFAEPRSAVAAPSEPAQDEDSEETVITTPPAQEPVVVPAPAVTVVEAESTNEASKSSGMLQLALELHDKHVRDGEEKRDALIREGESTARELVSDAQKQRADELARLNTERAQLQTKIKDLREFEGEYRSTLRSYIQGQLRGLDGSPEPEGAPSGLE
- a CDS encoding YggT family protein is translated as MVSNLALIIGFSLQLIIRIYIAILWARLILDWVRVLNPRWYPKGFLVVLVELVFTLTDPPIKFIRKLLPPLRLGPVALDFGWLITMIVCWILLAIIPGIIAIFL
- the sepF gene encoding cell division protein SepF, producing MSNPLKKTMVYLGLADEELENEETMQGTQAKQQPQTAAATPAAEGVRAPVTPLRRAATRAPSPSTLNEILTVHPKQYRDAQIIAENFRDGVPVIINLSQMDDAEAKRLIDFASGLSQGLYGKIERVTNKVFLLSPSHIALSGEQDAVNDSGDAEASFFVNS
- a CDS encoding YggS family pyridoxal phosphate-dependent enzyme, which translates into the protein MSGFDPILSERLESVRRGVADAAAEAGRPVSEITTVVVTKFHPESLIRELYRLGVRDFGENRHQEAREKASKLTDLDLTLHFIGQIQGKKFRQIAEYADVVHSLDRVRLVDALGEQDHPLACFVQVNLTEEEDRGGVAPDQLLPLVERVLANPAYDLRGVMAVAPLEEEPRRAFARLRGYSDAVQQLAPRATAISAGMTHDYVEAIAEGATHLRIGTAITGKRPETV
- the ftsZ gene encoding cell division protein FtsZ; translation: MSNNQNYLAVIKVVGVGGGGVNAVNRMIELGLRGVEFIAVNTDAQALLLSDADVKLDIGRVLTRGLGAGADPEVGRRAAEDHAEEIEEALAGADMVFVTAGEGGGTGTGAAPIVARIAKSVGALTIGVVTRPFNFEGKRRAAQADSGIHTLREEVDTLIVVPNDRLLEISDPGISMLEAFSLADQVLLAGVQGITDLITTPGLINLDFADVKSVMEGAGSALMGIGSARGADRAIKAAELAVASPLLEASIEGAHGVLLSIQGGSNLSLHEINDASSLVQDVVHPEANIIFGTVINDALGDEVRVTVIAAGFDSHEPASKNMHIEASKRQTFTPPAEEKVLGDEASNATEFGEAIVSPPVEAVLADESFADDDDLDVPEFLR
- a CDS encoding FtsQ-type POTRA domain-containing protein; amino-acid sequence: MKRPSGFSSGEGNPPSQQSETQVQPDKESVSPRIRITRKTQAPQRSASKTVNDKYPAANGSPALEQDWDFTSPTIDLGEVRTRQRQKTVESGEASGILPNAAKKSSAKRVDSSRKRDPWSPRGIAQSTAQAVRRAVAERRRAERREVKRFTVESRRRRRTLTVVAGALAALVLFVLVGVFSPLMGLRTIEVVGAERLDAAAVVEALDGHQGVPLSLIDRGRVQSDLEQFSIIQSYSLELRPPHTMVVRIIERNPVMSVHTETGFSLIDSAGVTVETAAERPAGFPLVVNVPVDADSRVFQATTEAVRTLPPDVMALIDTVTAGTENEVSFQLRDSGITVVWGSSKESPRKGAVLRGALAGLADRNVTSINVASPENIVFS